In Cicer arietinum cultivar CDC Frontier isolate Library 1 chromosome 7, Cicar.CDCFrontier_v2.0, whole genome shotgun sequence, a single window of DNA contains:
- the LOC101495604 gene encoding zinc-finger homeodomain protein 11-like yields MDMTIDADAKTPPSTQPNNTTTLKSSPFTNGTHKRHQLTITPPPHQPPPSMVVSYKECLKNHAAALGGHALDGCGEFMPSSSVNLNDPRSLKCAACGCHRNFHRRDPQEHIITTTAATTNNNFVSCIYTTPSTTVPPPQPPLPQSHRGPISQSTSPSQSTSPSQSPSPISSPSSPPPLSHLPPSSYHTSAPHMLLALGNAYSTTPPTTSNHDQHHQRHINFSSSVVKIENNPSGKKRYRTKFSKEQKEKMQKFSEKLGWRMQKGDDGLVQKFCNDVGVSRGVFKVWMHNNKNKRSESDVGIGIGIGDQNVDDKNNDGGGSGFRSDINNEIHTSEDGCVNNVHVSSVNGN; encoded by the exons ATGGACATGACCATAGATGCAGATGCTAAAACACCACCATCAACCCAACCCAACAACACAACAACTTTAAAGTCTTCACCTTTCACAAACGGCACACACAAACGCCACCAGTTAACCATCACTCCTCCGCCGCATCAACCACCACCATCCATGGTTGTTTCTTACAAAGAATGTCTCAAAAATCATGCTGCAGCTTTAGGTGGACATGCACTTGATGGATGTGGCGAATTCATGCCTTCTTCTTCTGTTAATCTCAATGACCCTCGTTCCCTCAAATGTGCAGCTTGTGGTTGTCACCGTAACTTCCACCGCCGTGACCCTCAAGAACACATCATCACCACCACCGCCGCAACCACCAACAACAATTTTGTAAGTTGCATTTACACAACACCTTCAACAACAGTTCCACCACCACAACCACCACTACCACAATCGCACCGTGGACCAATTAGTCAAAGCACAAGTCCAAGTCAAAGTACAAGCCCAAGTCAAAGCCCAAGCCCAATTTCAAGCCCATCATCACCACCACCACTCTCACATTTACCACCTTCTTCTTACCACACTTCAGCACCCCACATGCTTTTAGCACTTGGAAATGCTTATTCAACAACACCACCAACAACTTCCAATCATGATCAACATCATCAAAGACATATCAATTTTTCCTCCTCCGTTGTTAAGATTGAGAACAACCCAAGTGGAAAAAAGAGGTACAGAACAAAATTCAGCAAAGAACAGAAAGAGAAGATGCAAAAATTTTCTGAGAAATTGGGATGGAGAATGCAAAAGGGTGATGATGGATTGGTTCAGAAATTCTGCAATGATGTTGGTGTTTCAAGAGGGGTTTTCAAAGTTTGGATGCATAACAATAAGAATAAGAGATCAGAATCTGATGTTGgaattggaattggaattggTGATCAAAATGTTGATGATAAGAACAATGATGGTGGTGGAAGTGGATTTCGCAGTGATATTAACAATGAGATTCATACGAGTGAAGATGGCTGTGTCAATAATGTTCATGTTTCTTCTGTTAATG GTAATTGA